A single genomic interval of Arachis duranensis cultivar V14167 chromosome 7, aradu.V14167.gnm2.J7QH, whole genome shotgun sequence harbors:
- the LOC107458875 gene encoding non-specific lipid-transfer protein gives MKAISLMIVLLPLIMFPPSSQCVRRMECPRVVGDIGQCLWYLRSIPYITFPSQQCCDGLRNLESGLHSVQDRRDACNCVRAVSMIIAPFPTNARELPIRCGVQLPFPFSTAFDCSRIG, from the exons ATGAAAGCAATATCCCTGATGATTGTTCTTCTCCCTCTAATAATGTTTCCACCGTCATCACAATGTGTGAGAAGGATGGAGTGCCCTAGAGTAGTAGGGGACATAGGGCAGTGCCTGTGGTACTTGAGGAGCATCCCTTATATAACATTTCCGTCACAACAATGTTGCGACGGACTTAGAAATCTTGAAAGTGGTTTACATAGCGTGCAGGATAGAAGAGATGCTTGTAACTGCGTTAGGGCCGTATCAATGATCATAGCCCCATTTCCAACCAACGCTAGGGAACTCCCAATTCGATGTGGGGTCCAACTTCCCTTCCCCTTTTCCACTGCCTTCGACTGCTCCAG GATTGGATGA